ACGTCCCCTCGGCGAGCATCGCCACGACCTCGGAGCCGACCGCGCAGGCCAGCGGGTTGCCCCCGAACGTCGACCCGTGCTGCCCCGGCCGGAAGACGCCCAGCACGTCGGAGTCGGCGCACACTGCCGAGACCGGCAGGACGCCGCCGCCCAGGGCCTTGCCGAGCAGCACGACGTCGGGGCGCACGCCCCAGTGCTCGCAGGCGAGCGTCCGGCCGGTCCGGGCCAGTCCGCTCTGCACCTCGTCGGCGATGAGCAGGACGCCGGCAGCCGTGCAGGCGGCGCGCACGGCCGGCAGGTAGGCGGGCGGCGGCACGATCACCCCTGCCTCGCCCTGCACCGGCTCCAGCAGCACCGCGACGACGCGCGGGTCCTCGAGGGCCGAGGCCAGCGCCGCCTCGTCGGCGTACGGGACCGTGTGGAAGCCGGGCGTCCAGGGCCCGAAGCCGTCGTGGGCCACGGGGTCGTCGGAGAAGCTGATGATGGTCGTGGTCCGGCCGTGGAAGTTGCCCGACGCGACCACCACCACCGACTCCTCGCAGGGCACGCCCTTCACCACCGAGCCCCACAGGCGCGCCAGCTTGAGCCCCGTCTCGACGGCCTCGGCACCGGTGTTCATCGGCAGGACCATCTCCGTGCCGACGAGGTCGCCGAGGGCGGCGCAGAAGGGCCCGAACCGGTCGTGCCCGAAGGCGCGCGAGACCAGCGTCATCCGCTCCAGCTGTGCCTCCGCCGCCGCACGGATCCGGGGGTGGCCGTGCCCGAAGTTCAGTGCGGAGT
The sequence above is a segment of the Nocardioides jiangxiensis genome. Coding sequences within it:
- the rocD gene encoding ornithine--oxo-acid transaminase — encoded protein: MRSSGEHLALAQARAAHNYAPLPVVASHAEGAWVTDVEGRRYLDFLAAYSALNFGHGHPRIRAAAEAQLERMTLVSRAFGHDRFGPFCAALGDLVGTEMVLPMNTGAEAVETGLKLARLWGSVVKGVPCEESVVVVASGNFHGRTTTIISFSDDPVAHDGFGPWTPGFHTVPYADEAALASALEDPRVVAVLLEPVQGEAGVIVPPPAYLPAVRAACTAAGVLLIADEVQSGLARTGRTLACEHWGVRPDVVLLGKALGGGVLPVSAVCADSDVLGVFRPGQHGSTFGGNPLACAVGSEVVAMLAEGTWQARAASLGVHLRSRLDELVGTGVTRVRSLGLWAGVDLAPSVGTGREVCERLLAHGVLAKDTHGHTLRLAPPLVVTPEEIDLAVDALAASL